In one Alnus glutinosa chromosome 12, dhAlnGlut1.1, whole genome shotgun sequence genomic region, the following are encoded:
- the LOC133851291 gene encoding probable pre-mRNA-splicing factor ATP-dependent RNA helicase DEAH2, whose amino-acid sequence MGTERKRKVSLFDVVDETSISAKISKSNGGGAAMNNNNGGINRWTGRPYSQRYYEILEKRRSLPVWHQKDEFLQVLKANQTIILVGETGSGKTTQIPQFVLEAVDMENPDKRKKLMIGCTQPRRVAAMSVSRRVAEEMDVTIGEEVGYSIRFEDCSSAKTVLKYLTDGMLLREAMTDPLLERYQVIILDEAHERTLATDVLFGLLKEVLKNRPDLKLVVMSATLEAEKFQGYFFSAPLMKVPGRLHPVEIFYTQDPERDYLEAAIRTVVQIHMCETPGDILVFLTGEEEIEDACRKILKEVANLGDQVGPVKAVPLYSTLPPAMQQKIFEPAPPPVIEGGPPGRKIVVSTNVAETSLTIDGIVYVIDPGFAKQKVYNPRVRVESLLVSPISKASAHQRSGRAGRTQPGKCFRLYTEKSFHNDLQPQTYPEILRSNLANTVLTLKKLGIDDLVHFDFMDPPAPETLMRALEVLNYLGALDDDGNLTKLGEIMSEFPLDPQMSKMLVVSPEFICSNEILSISAMLSVPNCFVRPREAQKAADEAKARFGHIDGDHLTLLNVYHAYKQNNDDPSWCYENFVNHRALKSADNVRQQLVRIMARFNLKLCSTDFNSRDYYVNIRKAMLAGYFMQVAHLERTGHYLTVKDNQVVHLHPSNCLDHKPEWVIYNEYVLTSRNFIRTVTDIRGEWIIDVAPHYYDLTNFPQCEAKRVLERLYKKREKDREESKNKK is encoded by the exons ATGGGAACGGagaggaagaggaaagtgagCTTGTTCGACGTGGTGGACGAGACCTCGATCTCGGCGAAGATCTCCAAATCGAACGGTGGAGGAGCTGCGATGAACAACAACAATGGCGGCATCAATCGGTGGACGGGAAGGCCGTATTCGCAGAGGTACTACGAGATATTGGAGAAGAGGAGGAGCTTGCCGGTGTGGCACCAGAAGGACGAGTTCTTGCAGGTCCTCAAGGCTAACCAGACCATCATCCTCGTTGGTGAGACTGGTAGTGGCAAAACCACTCAG ATTCCCCAGTTCGTTTTGGAAGCTGTTGATATGGAAAATCCAGATAAACGCAAAAAGCTGATGATTGGATGCACTCAGCCTCGGAGGGTGGCTGCAATGTCTGTTTCTAGACGTGTTGCTGAAGAGATGGATGTAACTATTGGAGAAGAGGTTGGTTATAGTATCCGTTTTGAAGACTGCAGTAGTGCAAAAACAGTTTTGAA ATATCTAACAGATGGTATGCTGTTGAGGGAAGCAATGACAGATCCACTTTTGGAACGTTACCAAGTCATAATTCTTGATGAGGCTCACGAAAGAACATTGGCAACTGATGTTCTATTTGGGCTTCTGAAGGAGGTGTTGAAAAATAGACCTGACCTGAAGCTAGTTGTGATGAGTGCAACTCTTGAGGCTGAAAAGTTTCAGGGTTATTTTTTCAGTGCACCACTTATGAAAGTTCCTGGGAGGCTTCATCCTGTGGAGATATTCTACACCCAAGATCCTGAAAGGGACTATCTGGAGGCAGCAATCCGGACAGTTGTGCAGATTCACATGTGTGAAACTCCTGGAGATATACTAGTTTTCCTCACTGGTGAGGAGGAGATAGAAGATGCATGCCGGAAAATATTGAAGGAAGTTGCAAATCTGGGTGACCAGGTGGGACCTGTGAAAGCAGTGCCTCTGTATTCTACCCTTCCTCCAGCTATGCAGCAGAAGATCTTTGAACCAGCTCCACCTCCAGTGATAGAGGGTGGTCCTCCTGGAAGGAAGATTGTGGTCTCAACAAACGTTGCAGAAACATCTTTGACCATTGATGGTATAGTATATGTCATTGACCCTGGGTTTGCAAAACAGAAGGTTTATAACCCACGAGTGCGTGTTGAGTCCTTGTTGGTATCTCCAATATCTAAAGCCAGTGCACATCAGAGATCGGGGCGTGCTGGAAGAACTCAGCCCGGGAAATGCTTTAGACTTTATACCGAGAAAAGTTTCCATAATGATCTTCAGCCACAGACCTATCCAGAAATATTGAGATCAAACCTTGCAAATACGGTTCTTACCTTGAAGAAATTGGGGATAGATGACCTGGTGCATTTTGATTTTATGGATCCTCCTGCTCCAGAGACATTGATGCGGGCATTAGAGGTTTTGAATTACTTGGGAGCGTTAGATGATGATGGAAATTTGACAAAGCTTGGGGAAATTATGAGTGAATTTCCATTAGATCCTCAGATGTCAAAGATGCTCGTTGTTAGTCCCGAGTTCATTTGTTCAAATGAAATTCTGTCGATTTCTGCCATGctttcag TACCCAATTGCTTTGTCCGGCCTAGGGAGGCTCAAAAAGCTGCTGATGAAGCGAAAGCTAGGTTTGGGCACATCGATGGAGATCACCTGACGCTCTTGAATGTGTACCATGCTTACAAGCAAAACA ACGACGATCCATCTTGGTGCTATGAGAACTTCGTCAATCATAGGGCGTTGAAGTCTGCTGATAACGTTAGACAACAGCTAGTGCGTATCATGGCCAGGTTTAACCTCAAGTTGTGCAGCACTGATTTCAACAGCCGTGACTACTACGTCAACATAAGGAAGGCTATGCTAGCAGGATACTTCATGCAGGTAGCTCACCTGGAAAGAACTGGACACTACTTAACAGTGAAAGACAACCAA GTGGTGCACTTGCATCCTTCAAATTGCTTGGATCACAAGCCAGAGTGGGTCATTTATAATGAATATGTCCTAACAAGCAGGAATTTCATTCGGACAGTGACAGACATCCGTGGTGAATG GATAATTGATGTAGCACCACACTATTATGATCTGACGAACTTCCCCCAGTGTGAGGCCAAACGTGTTCTTGAAAGGCTATACAAGAAGCGGGAGAAGGATAGAGAGGAGAGCAAGAACAAAAAATGA
- the LOC133851292 gene encoding pentatricopeptide repeat-containing protein At4g02750-like, producing the protein MMHRLDKSLLGTSSRHICTLSTLNLNSMINTCLDENRTNHARKLFDQNPSSRNVVTWNTVIAGYVKSDQMQHAQDLFDQMPMKDVVSWNTMLSGLQKTKNPEGVYLCLLQMGRVGLRPNEYTVSTVISAVLDSVFNVLVSQVHARAVCLALNMSVFVGSALMRGYANVGDRVGLQRGFDEILVKDVTSWNALVSGYMELGCLVEAQRVFDGMPVKNVVSWTSLVSGYIGNKRINKARSVFNNMSERNVVSWTVMISGYVQNQKFMDALKLFIRMLKSGNRPNHFTLSSVLDAIAECSSLIMGQQVHSSILKSSTPGDVILSTSLVDMYAKCGDIEAAFSLFESMPKKNLVSWNSIIGGYARHGLATRALEEFERMIKSGVRPDEVTFVNVLSACGHGGLIEEGEKYFYSMGEYAVKAGVEHYACMVDLYGRAGKLEKAEKLIKRMPCEPDVVVWGALLGACGLHSSLELGQFAAEGISKLKIDHPAVYSMLSKIHSEKGVWSSVIELREMMKERRVNKQKAASWVESPFGVR; encoded by the coding sequence ATGATGCATAGGTTAGACAAATCCCTACTTGGAACATCTTCCCGCCACATTTGCACTCTTTCAACGCTCAATCTCAATTCCATGATTAACACCTGCCTCGATGAAAACCGCACAAACCATGCACGTAAACTGTTCGATCAAAATCCCTCGTCCCGGAACGTCGTCACGTGGAACACTGTGATCGCTGGGTACGTAAAAAGCGACCAAATGCAACATGCGCAGGACTTGTTCGATCAAATGCCCATGAAAGACGTGGTTTCGTGGAACACCATGCTATCGGGTTTGCAGAAGACCAAAAACCCAGAAGGAGTGTACTTATGCCTTTTACAAATGGGAAGAGTTGGTTTGAGACCGAATGAGTATACTGTGTCGACAGTGATTAGCGCGGTTTTGGACTCTGTGTTCAATGTATTAGTCTCACAGGTTCATGCTCGTGCTGTCTGTTTGGCACTTAATATGAGCGTGTTTGTTGGGTCAGCGTTGATGAGAGGATATGCGAATGTGGGGGATCGGGTGGGTTTACAGAGAGGGTTTGATGAGATATTGGTGAAAGATGTTACGTCATGGAATGCGTTAGTTTCGGGATATATGGAATTGGGTTGCTTGGTTGAGGCTCAGAGAGTCTTTGATGGGATGCCAGTAAAGAATGTAGTTTCTTGGACTAGTTTGGTAAGTGGGTATATTGGCAATAAGAGGATAAACAAAGCTCGGTCTGTTTTCAATAACATGAGCGAAAGGAATGTGGTTTCGTGGACTGTAATGATAAGTGGGTATGTacaaaatcaaaaatttatggATGCATTAAAGCTTTTTATCCGGATGTTGAAATCGGGGAATCGCCCTAATCATTTTACGTTGTCTAGTGTCTTAGATGCAATTGCTGAGTGTTCTTCTCTTATCATGGGACAACAAGTTCATTCTAGCATCTTAAAGTCCAGCACACCAGGTGATGTTATCTTGTCAACCTCATTGGTTGATATGTACGCAAAATGTGGGGACATTGAAGCAGCGTTTAGCCTTTTTGAGTCCATGCCAAAGAAGAATTTGGTGTCATGGAATTCAATAATAGGAGGTTATGCCAGGCATGGATTAGCAACAAGAGCCCTTGAGGAGTTTGAAAGAATGATAAAGAGTGGTGTTAGGCCTGATGAAGTTACATTTGTCAATGTGCTATCAGCGTGTGGGCATGGGGGACTGATTGAAGAAGGTGAAAAGTACTTCTACTCCATGGGGGAGTACGCTGTAAAAGCAGGAGTGGAGCATTATGCTTGCATGGTGGACCTCTATGGGAGAGCAGGTAAGCTGGAGAAAGCAGAGAAATTGATCAAGAGGATGCCTTGTGAGCCTGATGTTGTTGTGTGGGGTGCATTGCTTGGCGCATGTGGCTTGCATTCAAGTTTGGAACTTGGTCAGTTTGCTGCTGAGGGAATTTCCAAATTGAAAATTGATCATCCTGCAGTATATTCAATGCTTTCAAAGATCCACAGTGAAAAGGGAGTATGGAGCAGTGTGATTGAGTTAAGGGAAATGATGAAAGAGAGGCGTGTTAATAAGCAGAAGGCAGCTAGTTGGGTTGAGTCTCCTTTCGGTGTAAGATGA